In a single window of the Zonotrichia leucophrys gambelii isolate GWCS_2022_RI chromosome 2, RI_Zleu_2.0, whole genome shotgun sequence genome:
- the C2H7orf57 gene encoding uncharacterized protein C7orf57 homolog: MALKQPEKSPLSSQILGLSDLPRAPHEVPLPGCHRKRIKETDSAYVRLAKQGGRPDLLRHYTPVVMKSPPAAYAAPDWFTHCASPAGIEKPRSCVSSLPDFMVHREFVAGDRHGKSYERRRGPFEFDTKNVWQRDAEDKENAEKKKVKLPPISPKYPSRMPTVSTKEFSGENKLSLPPMPAQRKIEAVNFSKLISNGYGTDWLQQCTGWEKKIDETSENSDDSEDSEHSESPPASNELKATVSGM; the protein is encoded by the exons ATGGCACTGAAACAACCAGAGAAGAGCCCACTTTCCTCCCAGATTCTGGGTCTCAGTGACCTTCCAAGAGCTCCTCATGAAGTGCCACTGCCTGGGTGCCACAGGAAGAGGATCAAAGAGACTGATTCAGCCTATGTCAGGCTGGCAAAGCAAGGAGGCCGACCTG ACCTGCTGAGGCACTACACTCCTGTGGTAATGAAGTCCCCTCCAGCAGCATATGCTGCCCCTGACTGGTTCACACACTGTGCCAGTCCTGCAGGGATTGAGAAGCCACG gagctgtgtttcCTCTCTACCAGATTTTATGGTTCACAGAGAGTTTGTGGCTGGTGACCGTCATGGTAAGAGTTATGAGAGAAGAAGAGGGCCTTTTGAGTTTGATACAAAAAATGTTTGGCAGCGGGATGCCGAGGacaaagaaaatgcagagaaaaagaag GTAAAGCTTCCACCTATAAGCCCTAAATATCCAAGCAGAATGCCAACTGTTTCTACAAAGGAATTTAGTGGAGAAAATAAGCTTTCCTTGCCACCCAT GCCTGCTCAGAGAAAAATTGAAGCAGTAAATTTTAGCAAATTAATAAGTAATGGTTATGGGACTGACTGGTTGCAGCAGTGTActggatgggaaaaaaagattgaCGAAACATCAGAAAATAGTGATGACTCTGAAG attCAGAACACTCTGAATCACCACCTGCAAGCAATGAGTTAAAAGCCACCGTTTCAGGGATGTAA